From the Chitinolyticbacter meiyuanensis genome, one window contains:
- the narI gene encoding respiratory nitrate reductase subunit gamma, with product MSYLHSFVFGIYPYIALAIFLLGSLARFEREQYTWKTDSSQLLHRGRLRLGNILFHVGILGLLFGHAVGLLTPVAVWDALGVTHSFKQMVAMVAGGVMGGICLTGLAILLHRRLSDARLRAVTRPGDKVLLLWILITLLLGLSTIFVSAQHRDGHEMVLLMSWAQHIVTLRAGAADFISGAHWLFKAHLFMGMTLFVIFPFTRLVHVWSGFASVTYLGRAWQLVRPR from the coding sequence ATGAGCTACCTTCACTCGTTCGTTTTCGGCATCTACCCGTATATCGCGCTGGCGATCTTTCTCTTGGGCAGCCTCGCACGCTTCGAGCGCGAGCAGTACACCTGGAAGACCGACAGCTCGCAGCTGCTGCACCGCGGCCGGTTGCGGTTGGGCAACATCCTGTTCCATGTCGGCATCCTCGGGCTGCTCTTCGGCCATGCCGTGGGCCTGCTCACGCCGGTGGCAGTGTGGGATGCGCTGGGCGTCACGCACAGCTTCAAGCAGATGGTGGCCATGGTCGCCGGTGGCGTCATGGGCGGCATCTGTCTGACCGGCCTGGCCATCCTGCTGCATCGCCGGCTGAGCGATGCACGGCTGCGTGCGGTCACCCGCCCCGGTGACAAGGTGTTGCTGCTGTGGATCCTGATCACGCTGCTGCTGGGGCTGTCGACCATCTTCGTCTCGGCCCAGCATCGCGACGGCCACGAGATGGTGCTGTTGATGAGCTGGGCCCAGCACATCGTCACCTTGCGCGCCGGGGCGGCCGATTTCATCAGCGGCGCGCACTGGCTGTTCAAGGCGCACCTCTTCATGGGGATGACACTGTTCGTGATCTTCCCGTTCACCCGACTGGTCCATGTCTGGAGTGGCTTCGCTTCGGTCACCTACCTGGGGCGGGCCTGGCAGTTGGTGCGTCCGCGCTGA
- a CDS encoding peptidylprolyl isomerase, whose translation MPIVVNDHELSDDEVALELPSHQGVPQPLRQATLAVILRHLLHGEAEHLGLYAPDEDGLIAALLAREVVVPQPDRDSCLRHYQQHPARYTVGELVEADHILFQFTPRVPLAALREFAEATLAELLAEPERFAALAAERSNCPSAAQGGALGQLGRGQTVPEFERVLFSAAPGIVPRLIETRFGLHIVRVRHHIAGRLRLFDEVEAEIAGVLHACSVDTATRQYLKLLAGRARISGIELGEIDTPLVQ comes from the coding sequence ATGCCCATCGTCGTCAACGACCATGAACTGAGCGATGACGAAGTCGCGCTCGAACTGCCATCGCATCAGGGCGTACCGCAGCCGCTACGGCAGGCCACGCTGGCGGTGATCCTGCGCCACCTGCTGCACGGCGAAGCGGAGCACCTCGGCCTGTACGCGCCCGATGAAGATGGATTGATCGCCGCTTTGCTGGCACGTGAGGTAGTGGTGCCGCAGCCCGACCGCGACAGCTGTCTGCGCCATTACCAGCAGCACCCGGCGCGCTATACCGTCGGCGAGCTGGTCGAGGCTGATCACATCCTGTTTCAGTTCACGCCGCGCGTGCCCTTGGCGGCACTACGCGAATTCGCCGAAGCCACGCTGGCCGAACTGCTGGCCGAGCCCGAACGCTTTGCCGCATTGGCGGCCGAGCGTTCCAACTGCCCGTCGGCGGCACAGGGCGGCGCGCTGGGCCAGCTCGGTCGCGGGCAGACGGTGCCGGAGTTCGAGCGCGTGCTGTTCAGTGCAGCGCCCGGCATCGTGCCGCGGCTGATCGAAACGCGCTTTGGCCTGCATATCGTGCGCGTCCGTCACCATATTGCCGGGCGGCTGCGGCTGTTCGACGAGGTCGAGGCCGAGATCGCTGGCGTGCTGCACGCCTGTAGCGTCGATACCGCCACGCGGCAATATCTGAAGCTGCTGGCCGGCCGTGCCCGCATCAGCGGCATCGAGCTTGGTGAGATTGATACTCCGTTGGTGCAATGA
- a CDS encoding sulfite exporter TauE/SafE family protein gives MDVAPLAMLLLIAATLYAAVGHGGASAYLAVMALAGIPPAVMKPSALALNLVVAAIALFRFYRAGSFRWTLFWPLVFLSIPCAYLGGRWQLPATLYKPVLGVMLLYAGAQIAWQAKSVEQRPLRDASRPGLLGFGAMLGGLSGLTGVGGGIFLSPLLYWLRWAAPRTIAATSAAFIWMNSAAGLLGVYHIGQLALPAGWPLWAVCVALGGWLGAGLGSCRLAVPQLQWALALVLVIAGGKLLLS, from the coding sequence GTGGATGTCGCGCCACTGGCGATGCTCTTGCTCATCGCGGCGACGCTCTACGCTGCCGTCGGCCATGGCGGCGCCTCTGCCTACCTGGCCGTCATGGCGCTTGCGGGTATTCCACCGGCCGTGATGAAGCCGAGCGCACTTGCACTGAATCTGGTTGTGGCAGCGATCGCTTTGTTTCGGTTTTATCGGGCAGGCAGTTTCCGCTGGACGCTTTTTTGGCCTCTCGTATTTTTATCGATACCCTGCGCTTATCTGGGTGGGCGTTGGCAGTTGCCAGCAACGCTCTACAAGCCAGTACTGGGCGTAATGCTGTTGTACGCCGGTGCGCAGATTGCGTGGCAGGCCAAGAGCGTTGAACAGCGGCCATTGAGAGACGCCAGTCGGCCGGGACTATTGGGGTTCGGTGCAATGCTCGGCGGGCTGTCCGGTTTGACTGGCGTGGGTGGCGGGATATTCCTCAGCCCCCTGCTCTACTGGCTACGCTGGGCAGCACCACGCACCATTGCGGCCACTTCTGCTGCGTTCATCTGGATGAACTCTGCTGCTGGACTACTCGGCGTGTATCACATTGGACAGCTGGCATTGCCAGCAGGTTGGCCACTTTGGGCAGTATGCGTCGCACTGGGTGGCTGGCTCGGAGCGGGACTGGGCAGCTGTCGACTGGCAGTGCCACAACTGCAATGGGCGCTGGCGCTGGTGCTGGTGATCGCGGGAGGCAAGCTATTGTTGAGCTGA
- the moaA gene encoding GTP 3',8-cyclase MoaA — protein MQPDTCYPLTTDSLVDTFGRRIDYLRVSVTDRCDLRCTYCMPKGFNGFEEPANWLSHAEMHRLVSLFVCLGVGKIRLTGGEPLLRHGIAELAGAIAATPGVRDLSLSSNGTQLARHARALYTAGVQRLNISLDSLDADCMARVTGRDCLADVLAGLRAAKAAGFAPIKLNMVVQRGVNDHELHRMVQFAVAEGYVLRLIEPMPMGETGREAVGIDLNRLGQQLAHTYGLIPEIKGQGAGPARYWRTSDSSMSLGIITPMSQHFCASCNRVRLTVDGTLYLCLGQEFQVPLGAMLRDGADDIALLDAIRAGIAAKPERHEFTEQPAKIVRFMSQTGG, from the coding sequence ATGCAGCCCGATACTTGCTACCCGCTCACTACTGATTCTCTGGTCGACACCTTCGGTCGTCGCATCGATTACTTGCGCGTCTCGGTCACTGATCGTTGCGACTTGCGTTGCACCTACTGCATGCCCAAGGGCTTCAACGGCTTCGAGGAGCCAGCCAACTGGCTGAGTCACGCCGAAATGCACCGCTTGGTTTCGCTGTTCGTTTGCCTCGGCGTGGGCAAGATTCGCCTAACTGGAGGAGAACCGCTGTTACGCCACGGCATTGCGGAACTCGCCGGTGCCATTGCGGCTACACCGGGTGTGCGTGATCTATCCCTCTCAAGCAACGGCACACAACTGGCACGGCACGCTCGGGCCTTGTACACGGCTGGCGTACAACGGCTCAACATCAGCCTTGATAGCCTGGACGCCGACTGCATGGCCCGTGTAACAGGGCGCGATTGCTTGGCTGATGTTCTCGCAGGCCTACGCGCAGCCAAGGCAGCAGGTTTTGCGCCGATCAAGCTCAACATGGTCGTACAACGTGGGGTAAATGATCATGAGCTCCATAGAATGGTGCAGTTTGCCGTTGCCGAAGGTTATGTCCTGCGACTGATCGAACCCATGCCTATGGGCGAAACAGGGCGTGAGGCCGTGGGCATCGACTTGAACCGCCTTGGCCAGCAGTTGGCCCATACATACGGGCTGATCCCCGAAATAAAGGGTCAGGGTGCGGGTCCCGCACGTTACTGGCGCACCAGCGACAGCAGCATGAGCCTCGGCATCATTACCCCGATGTCGCAACACTTCTGCGCCTCCTGTAACCGTGTGCGGCTTACCGTCGATGGCACGCTCTACTTGTGCCTGGGACAGGAGTTCCAAGTCCCGCTCGGCGCGATGTTGCGCGACGGTGCCGACGATATCGCGTTGCTGGATGCTATCCGCGCAGGCATCGCTGCGAAGCCCGAACGCCACGAGTTCACGGAGCAGCCGGCCAAGATCGTGCGCTTCATGTCGCAGACGGGAGGCTGA
- a CDS encoding carbonic anhydrase: MHVLERFIDGFQRFQLQYFADSPQLYRELQAGQHPSTLLIGCCDSRVDPALLLGCDPGDIFTVRNVANLVPPCDPKQHFAGVTSAVQFAVQQLEVARIIVMGHAQCGGIRALVEQRYSGAAPMDYIGRWIRIAEPARERVFRQLPLASDAERQRACELAAILVSLHNLESYPWIAERVVDGRLTLHGWYFDLYAGALLGWSPRADAFLPLVCPLIPETA; this comes from the coding sequence ATGCATGTGCTCGAACGCTTCATTGACGGCTTTCAGCGCTTCCAGCTCCAGTATTTTGCGGACAGTCCTCAACTGTATCGTGAGCTGCAGGCCGGCCAGCACCCCAGCACCCTGCTGATCGGCTGCTGCGACTCACGGGTAGACCCGGCGCTGCTGCTGGGTTGCGATCCCGGCGATATCTTCACTGTCCGCAACGTGGCTAACCTGGTGCCGCCGTGTGATCCCAAACAACACTTCGCTGGCGTGACTTCGGCCGTCCAGTTCGCTGTCCAGCAGCTGGAGGTGGCACGCATCATCGTCATGGGGCACGCCCAGTGCGGCGGGATCCGGGCGCTGGTCGAGCAGCGATATAGCGGCGCGGCCCCGATGGACTATATCGGTCGCTGGATCCGCATCGCCGAGCCGGCGCGCGAACGGGTGTTCCGCCAGTTACCTTTGGCGAGCGATGCCGAGCGCCAGCGTGCCTGCGAGCTCGCCGCCATCCTGGTGTCGCTGCACAATCTTGAGAGCTATCCGTGGATCGCTGAACGTGTTGTGGATGGCCGCTTGACGCTACATGGCTGGTATTTCGATCTCTACGCCGGTGCACTGCTTGGCTGGTCGCCACGGGCCGATGCCTTCCTGCCGCTGGTGTGCCCGCTGATTCCGGAGACAGCCTGA
- the mobB gene encoding molybdopterin-guanine dinucleotide biosynthesis protein B has protein sequence MRAFGIAGWSGSGKTTLLAALIAEYARRGITVNAIKHSHHDIPLEPPHKDSARLRAAGAGEVAVVSPYRFAIVHELRAAPEPTLAELLARLAPAELTLLESYKHARCPKLEVWRAATGHPMLWPNDPSIIAIASDNAPATALPCFGLTDIAALADFILLSAAPCSP, from the coding sequence ATGCGCGCCTTCGGCATCGCGGGCTGGTCCGGCTCTGGCAAGACCACGCTGCTCGCAGCGCTGATTGCCGAGTACGCCCGCCGCGGCATCACGGTCAACGCCATCAAGCATTCGCATCACGATATCCCGCTGGAGCCGCCACACAAGGACAGCGCCCGCCTGCGCGCGGCTGGCGCGGGCGAGGTGGCCGTCGTGTCGCCGTATCGCTTTGCCATCGTCCACGAGCTGCGTGCTGCACCGGAGCCGACGCTGGCCGAGCTGCTGGCGCGCCTCGCCCCGGCCGAGTTAACCCTGCTTGAGAGCTACAAGCATGCCCGGTGCCCGAAGCTCGAGGTCTGGCGGGCCGCCACCGGCCATCCTATGCTCTGGCCCAACGACCCGAGCATCATCGCCATCGCCAGTGACAACGCGCCTGCAACCGCGCTGCCGTGCTTCGGTCTGACCGATATTGCCGCCCTGGCCGACTTCATCCTGCTCTCCGCCGCCCCATGCTCTCCGTAG